In Mastacembelus armatus chromosome 22, fMasArm1.2, whole genome shotgun sequence, a genomic segment contains:
- the hif1aa gene encoding hypoxia inducible factor 1 subunit alpha a, whose amino-acid sequence MDTGIVPEKKRVSSERRKEKSRDAARCRRGKESEVFYELAQQLPLPHSVSSSLDKASIMRLTISYLRMRKLLSTDEPLTEEEAALDVQLSSSYLKALDGFLMVLSEDGDMIYLSENVNKCLGLAQFDLTGHSVFDFTHPCDQEELREMLIHRTGSKKAKESNTERSFFLRMKCTLTSRGRTVNVKSATWKVLHCSGHVRVYDTHTEQTANGHKEPPVPYLVLICDPIPHPSNIEVPLDTKTFLSRHTMDMKFTYCDERITELMGYEPEDLLNRSVYEYYHALDSDHLKKTHHNLFAKGQVSTGQYRMLAKRGGFVWVETQATVIYNNKNSQPQCVVCVNFVLSGVQEEKLVLSLEQTKDVKPVKEEQLQEQEQEEEEEEESTIVESSQPDIPPTLLKEEENGLEPDVIKLFTQKVESQPLPSLYDQLKEDTEALTLLAPAAGDTIIPLDFSSSDSEIPLLKDVPLYNDVMLPSTSDKLALPLSPLPPSEPFLVTTTTSEVKTEGYATAPLKSPTSHSSSEADSPLDFCFPMDSDMSSDFKLDLVEKLFAIDTEPKTPFTTQAMEDLDLEMLAPYIPMDDDFQLRSLTTEEPLSCGPVKSLEASPVLVTQDINSYPSSPFSSPGSHAASPAPPEPVKPPHPTTLITNRTPQLDKEVLLRTLAAQNTQRKRKLGDIKEIIEQGSMPQEQLKQSKKLKALESGTTRTIILLPSELASCLLGTTSEGTSSPFTLPQLTRYDCEVNAPLQGRQYLLQGEELLRALDHVN is encoded by the exons GCTTGGACAAGGCCTCCATCATGAGGCTTACCATCAGCTACCTGCGCATGAGAAAACTGCTCAGCACCG ATGAACCACTGACAGAGGAAGAAGCAGCATTGGATGTCCAGCTGAGCAGCTCCTACCTAAAGGCTCTGGATGGCTTTCTCATGGTGTTGTCTGAAGATGGAGATATGATCTATCTCTCTGAGAATGTCAACAAGTGCCTTGGGCTGGCACAG TTTGATCTGACTGGACACAGTGTGTTTGACTTCACACATCCCTGTGAccaggaggagctgagggagaTGCTGatccacagaacag GCTCCAAAAAGGCCAAGGAATCAAACACAGAGCGCAGCTTCTTCCTCAGAATGAAATGCACTCTAACAAGCAGAGGCCGCACAGTCAATGTCAAGTCAGCTACATGGAAG GTGCTCCACTGCTCAGGTCATGTCCGCGTTTATGACACCCACACTGAGCAGACTGCCAATGGCCACAAGGAGCCACCTGTCCCCTACCTGGTTTTGATCTGTGACCCTATCCCACACCCCTCCAACATTGAGGTCCCTCTGGACACCAAGACCTTTCTCAGCCGCCATACAATGGACATGAAGTTCACATATTGTGACGAGAG GATTACTGAGCTCATGGGTTATGAGCCAGAGGACCTGTTGAATCGCTCTGTGTACGAGTACTATCATGCTCTAGACTCAGACCATCTTAAGAAGACTCACCACAACT TGTTTGCAAAGGGCCAAGTCAGCACAGGTCAATACCGGATGTTGGCCAAAAGAGGAGGCTTTGTGTGGGTGGAAACTCAAGCCACTGTCATCTACAACAACAAGAACTCCCAGCcacagtgtgttgtttgtgtcaaCTTTGTGCTCAG TGGAGTCCAGGAGGAGAAACTGGTTTTGTCCCTGGAGCAGACCAAGGATGTGAAGCCAGTGaaggaggagcagctgcaggagcaggagcaggaggaggaggaagaggaggaaagcaCTATAGTTGAGAGCAGCCAGCCCGACATACCTCCCACTCTGCtgaaggaggaagagaatgGCCTAGAGCCGGATGTGATCAAACTCTTCACCCAGAAGGTAGAGTCCCAGCCACTTCCTAGTCTCTACGACCAGCTGAAGGAAGACACTGAGGCCCTCACTCTGCTAGCTCCAGCTGCTGGAGACACTATCATCCCCCTGGACTTCAGTAGCTCTG ATTCAGAGATCCCACTGCTGAAGGATGTCCCTCTCTACAATGATGTAATGCTTCCTTCCACAAGTGACAAGCTGGCTCTGCCTCTTTCCCCTCTGCCACCCAGTGAGCCATTCCttgtcaccaccaccacctctgaGGTAAAAACTGAAGGCTACGCTACAGCCCCACTTAAGTCACCAACCAGCCACAGCTCCTCAGAG GCTGACAGTCCACTGGACTTTTGTTTCCCGATGGACTCAGATATGAGCTCAGATTTCAAACTAGATTTGGTGGAGAAGCTGTTTGCCATTGATACAGAACCCAAGACCCCCTTCACCACACAG GCGATGGAAGACTTGGATCTGGAGATGTTGGCTCCTTATATCCCTATGGATGATGATTTCCAGCTGCGTAGTCTGACCACAGAAGAGCCTCTGTCTTGTGGACCAGTCAAATCTCTCGAGGCTTCTCCAGTCTTAGTCACACAGGACATCAACAGTTATCCCAGCTCTCCCTTCAGTTCACCGGGCAGCCATGCGGCTTCCCCAGCACCACCTGAGCCAGTTAAACCTCCACATCCCACCACCCTCATTACTAATAG AACCCCTCAGTTGGACAAAGAAGTCTTGCTAAGAACCCTGGCAGCTCAGAACACACAGCGCAAAAGAAAACTGGGTGATATAAAAGAGATTATTGAACAG GGAAGTATGCCCCAGGAACAACTGAAGCAGAGCAAAAAGCTCAAGGCTTTGGAGTCAGGAACAACCAGGACCATAATTCTGCTGCCTTCAG AGTTGGCAAGTTGTCTGCTGGGCACCACATCCGAGGGCACCAGTTCCCCCTTCACCCTGCCACAGCTAACCCGCTATGACTGCGAGGTCAATGCCCCCTTACAGGGCCGTCAGTACCTGCTGCAAGGGGAGGAGCTGCTGCGGGCGCTCGACCATGTCAACTGA